The region TCCagcatatttaaaagaaatgcaacaaaGGCCTAAGGAAGCAACAACTGTAGGACGCGTGGCCTCGTGGCTACATAGTGTGACACGGAGGGTCAGGTAACATGAGACTGACCACTGCTCAGTGTTGCATGGACAGCGACATAGAGCTGGTTGTAAGAGCTAACCAGCCATGAGCAGCTACTGTCAGACTATTTGTGTCGCTGCTGGAAAAACAGGTAGTCTGGTGAACCTTTGACCATCACTAGAACTAATTAATGCACCTTTTGAGAGAGTCACCGTTCGGCTTAGCTAGCGTCTCTACTACTAAGAGTTCCTCTTTAAAACTACTTCTCTCCAGCTCAAATGGCACAGTAGGCTAAATACTATGTGAACTGCATTGTGCAGTACTTGCCGAACAACTGCACTAATTAACTAAAGCCTCTTAAGTCACGCTATCGTCCTATCATGTTTAAAATTTGACTTTGCAAATTGAAGAGAGTTGTTTGGATTTCCACAGGAAGGTTGCTCCCATTAAAAGTGCAATGTTGGCAGATGAATGGACTGCAGTGCTCAGCAGCACTGTACATGTATTGATCCCAGCTTTCAGGGATGTATTTGATCCACAGGGTTGGAGACTTTATATtcatggtgtgtgtttgtgtgtgcgtataATGAGGAATATTTTAAGTGCAGCTTATTAGGAGTTTGTGCTGAAATAATCAGTTGGtgaattgattagttgattgacagaaactATTTCAATAACAAATTAATAGATTTTAACTCATTTATCAAGAAAAATGCCAAACTTTCTCTGGTTATAGCTTCacaaatgtgatgatttgctgCTTATCTCTCGTTTATATCAttataaattgaatatctttagaTTTTGGACTATTggctggacaaaacaagacatctgaagaAGCCACCTTTGGCTTCTTTTGTCTATAAAAGTTtccttaccttttttttttttaatacattttacaaattaaCTGCTTCTGTTCACAGACTTTGGTGACATCCCCTCTGTGGCAGCCCAGGACCTCGGCAACATCTTGAAGCAAGGCTTCTTGGAGAAGAAACGGAGAGGTATAGCAGCATATAGATACCAGCCCTGGGTCAAGTAGTTTTATAAAGTAATGCTGACCATTTGTTTTAGTTACTTGGAGTGCTAGATGGGTGGTGTTGACATACGGACAATTTTAACGACTATAGGAAAAAAAACCTGAGCAAAACATATATTTGAAGAAATGTTGTTCATGTGAATATTTTCCATTTGATCATCGGGCACTTCTTTCTCTAGATCACAGCTTCTTTGGCTCAGAGTGGCAAAAGAGATGGTGTGTTCTGAACAATTCAATATTCTACTACTTTGGGAGTGAAAAAGGTTTGTTTGAAATGCCAACGTACAGAAACATCATAGGCTCATAAATTGAATCAGATAACATCCTACCACATGTACTCCTCCCTACAGATAAGCAGCAGAAGGGTTCCTTTTATATCATCGACTACAGTGTGCAGCTGGTGACCAACCTTAGAAAAGACTCCAAAAAGAACGCCTCTTTCGAGCTCTTTTGCCCTGGCCGGCGGGCTTTTCAGGTCAGTATTACCACAACAAGCCTTTACAGATTACTAACTAAAAGTATGTGTCAGGGAGTTtgagtaatattattatttaggaatattgatattattattttgtgaagACTGGAAGTAATGTACGTAAAAATTTGCCGTTTTTCTTTAGCAGaaatatctaaaatctaaattacATCCCACCGATACATCAGCCGATTTGAGCTTAAACTGTAACAGATATTTTCATATCTGTGTATATGTCGTCCAATAAGtaacaagaaattgcagtaCATAAAtgctaaagttttttttacgtAATTTGAAACTCCATTACATAGTTGGTCCACTAGAGAGCACTGAAAAGTTTAGTTTTCTACTTTAAAGTACATTTCTTGGTCaaaatactttattatttattatttagttaTGTGATTAGTGGTTTAATCGATTAGTCTCTAGTGTGATTATTCAtacaaaagtgccaaaaattcACAGGTTCAGACCtttcaaatgtaaatacttTCTGGTTTTGTACATCCTCTATGATagtaaacaaattatttttggAATTTGGACGTTTGATTGAacgaaacaaaacatttgaggacgtaaaataattgagaaaattatcaaaaaaattaaaataatagatGGAGCTTTTGATGTGattatgtttaaataaatgaatattggTTATCTAACTCGCAAATATTTGTTATTGGCTTAAAAAAATTCAGTATCGGTCTGGCTTTTATTTAAATCCATTTGGAAAACATTTTGTCCACACATATCTGGCATATTAGCAGTCCTACTGCCTGAGTATAACGCTGTTCTCCCAGTCACTAAGAATTTATGTCTTAATTGAATATTTTCGATCTGATCATTTCATAGCTATTTTAAAAGGGAACATTTCTATTTGCTCTTTCTTCCTTACTAGGCAGCTTGGAAGATAGCTGGTGTATTAAAGTTAAGATTAAATatcaggacttttatttcaGTATAAATGCACCCTTAGATGTGATGATAATTGCGGGATTATTGCCCCTGTTTCCCATTAGTTCACTGCCAGCAGTCCTCAAGAGGCCAGAGAATGGGTGGACCAAATCAATTTTGTACTTAAAGGTAAGTCAGCATCTCTTTGTAATTTCTGCCGGTACATATTTTATGTGCTGTTTTTCGGAAGGGCGTTCTCTGCTTTGTTGCTTCTgcttaaatgtttcttttttctgtgtCCTTATTTGAATCAAGCGTTTAAGGATAGAGGATTTCATATGTTCAGATTGTCAAGCCCTCATAGACAAATTAATATTgggttatataaataaaattgacttgagtTGACTTTTTAAAAGCCACATAGGTCAATTGGAAAATACAGTTAAAGCAGTATaaaccttctttttttcctcaattTTCCACTAaagtttgcttttgttttcgAGGGGCAGAAAGGTCAGAAATGAAAGAGAGCCCTTTATCATCTCTGACTCAGATGAAAACCACCCGATCCATCACTAACTGCACAGCCGAGTCCTGAATCTCCTCATTCGACATGTCAGCCACCATGTCATGTGCACCATCATGTAGCTCTAGTTCTCCTccaacccccccctccccccccctaaCCCTCCTACCGAATTCCAACTTACAGGAAATTGATTGGTAGATGTTCTGGTTATCCTCCGGTGACATTGATTTCTGCTTGGCTGCTGGTGTACGGCAGAGGACCTGATACCCTGTGTTGCAGTGGCCAGTCGCCTGCAATGAGTCGGCTCTTCCATCTGAGCGAGCGGTCCTGCCTAGTCTACTCTAAAATGGGCTCAGGCTGGGCCACTGATTTGCGGGAAGTAACAGACACTCTGCAGTTTGTCTTACTTCCTTCCAGATGAGTTTTACTACAAAATGCAGTCAGATTCATAACATGTAGATAATTATTATTAACCCTCTTCACCTCCTGAATTAACCTGAGAGCAAGGCTGACATGTACTTTCCTTTTTGTGGACCCTCTTCCAAGAACTTGATGGAAAtattatttttggcattttgcttttatttgataCTGATTGTATGTTATGCGTCTTAATCAATGGACAACCCAAAATTCAGATTTGAAAGataaacagaaggaaaaatGTGGAagcatttaaattatttatcaagcaaaaatgccaaacatttgcgtGCTCTGACTTCTTAAATGTCACGATTTGTTATAGTAATGGCCGTTTTTCATTGTTTCAGGCTCCacaattaattttttaatcaaaaaaattataaacacattaatgaataaTGAAGATAATATTTCATTGCAGGCAGAATTCAAGCCTCCAGTGCTTGCCACTGCTACTATATGGCACGTGTCCTAGCCTAACATTTCTCTTACTTTACCCtttaatgcatgtgtgtgtcttttgtgcCACGCTGTGCTCTATCTAGACGCTAACGCCGCCCATCACGTTGTCTCTCTCCGTCCCTCATAGATCTCCGCTCCACCTTCATCCCttgtgatgatgaggaggaggaagaagaggagaccTATGATGACATTGAGGGGTTGACCGGCCCTCCCCTTCCTCGGCCCAGTGCCGCCCAGGCCTTTCAGAGTGGCAAACTGGGTGCAGGGCATGAGACGGGGGAGGTCGACGACGAGGACGAGGATATCTATGAGGTGCTGCCAGGTATGCGGATGTGGTTAGCTCGCATGCAGAGAGTCATaaacacacgcgcgcgcacacacacacacacacacacacacacacacacacacacacacacacacacagaggaaggcTGAACACGCAAACTCTCGTGATACTCAGTCAGACAAATAGACACAGTCACGCTGCCTCACACACACTCGAGCCCTGAGGGATTTTTGCAGCAAGAAATATCTGTGATGATCTCCCCTGGCTGTGAAATTTGTGTTGCCAGGTACTTCCCTACCACCACAGCACCCAGACTGATCGCTCATTTTAAATCAAGCAACACTAATAAGCGTGTCAGGACTGAGGTGGCTGCTGCAGAGGCTCACGGGGCAGGAAGGGAGGACTCTCCTCACACTGACTGGAAATCGGCTTCCTCTGGTCTCCCTCCTTATTTCACTGAGAGCCATCTGTTGAGAAACAGTTATGTTGTTGAAATCAGCGAGAGCCGAGTAGTTTCAAATGCTCTGTCATAGAACGTCCAATTAGCTAATGTTGCCAGGCAACAAATGGCCTACAATTCAATCCACTAAGCAGAGTTTTGGCTAAAATTGCCTAGCAACAGCAATTTAGTTGAAAGGAAGTAAAAACTGCATCTCTCAGGGCTTAAAATAGTTCTGGGGCTCTTAATGTCACATGTTTAATAGAAATTAGAGAGTTTGATTGAGAATGTTGcgagacagtgtgtgtgagttcCCACTGAGGGGGGAGACAGTCCCATGTGTCAGGGTGGCTACAAGATCCCGA is a window of Sander vitreus isolate 19-12246 chromosome 21, sanVit1, whole genome shotgun sequence DNA encoding:
- the skap1 gene encoding src kinase-associated phosphoprotein 1 isoform X2, with amino-acid sequence MATIPIDIRRLLDDCELFVSEILQDEDLSENAQETRKVLLNNFRVVHVRNPQEFPFPPSDFRDEDGSDDNRSSSLGRSAPSDDASVASDYQDDGAPEYFGDIPSVAAQDLGNILKQGFLEKKRRDHSFFGSEWQKRWCVLNNSIFYYFGSEKDKQQKGSFYIIDYSVQLVTNLRKDSKKNASFELFCPGRRAFQFTASSPQEAREWVDQINFVLKDLRSTFIPCDDEEEEEEETYDDIEGLTGPPLPRPSAAQAFQSGKLGAGHETGEVDDEDEDIYEVLPEEDFPDPTDESSEKNKPASSSDYANYYQGLWDCQADESDELAFQRGDLIYIVSKCRNKTVHAAILNLLENRGEMSGQAPRSIRAGN
- the skap1 gene encoding src kinase-associated phosphoprotein 1 isoform X3, with product MATIPIDIRRLLDDCELFVSEILQDEDLSENAQETRKVLLNNFRVVHVRNPQEFPFPPSDFRDEDGSDDNRSSSLGRSAPSDDASVASDYQDDGAPEYFGDIPSVAAQDLGNILKQGFLEKKRRDHSFFGSEWQKRWCVLNNSIFYYFGSEKDKQQKGSFYIIDYSVQLVTNLRKDSKKNASFELFCPGRRAFQFTASSPQEAREWVDQINFVLKDLRSTFIPCDDEEEEEEETYDDIEGLTGPPLPRPSAAQAFQSGKLGAGHETGEVDDEDEDIYEVLPEEDFPDPTDESSEKNKPASSSDYANYYQGLWDCQADESDELAFQRGDLIYIVSKEYNIHGWWIGELNGTVGIVPKDFLHPAYIL